Below is a window of Nicotiana tabacum cultivar K326 chromosome 19, ASM71507v2, whole genome shotgun sequence DNA.
AAaattatctcgcccttagtagtttcacacgCCATATTGAATCTGTTTAGTACCATGGTTGCGGGCACGACCTGatcctgtagaccgagttgctctacgacccttgatcgaatgatgttggtcgagctacctgggtCAATTAGCACACACTTAatttgagttttattcataagtacagatattaccattgcatcattatggggttgcatgattccttctgtGTCTTCGTcactaaaggacaaggttcctttaggTGTGTAATCCTGAGTCCGAGATCACTTCTCTCTTACAATCGACATCTTAGTGCATTTAAGCATCGGCCCATGGGGGATATCGATCCCttcgatgatcatgtggatgatgtgttgtggctcttcttgtttGTTTTGTATATTAAAATctctatttttgaaatggtttttggcccggtcacttaaaaaCTCTCGAAGATGCCCTACATTGAATAACCaggctacctcctctctcaacTGCCTGCAGCCTTCAGTTATATGGCTATGGGTGCCATGGtacttgcacatttgattggCATTTCTCTGGGCTGGATCGGACTACAaaggtcgaggccacttagtatctttgatgcgtccgatagccgacacgatggcggttGCATCGATGTTGAAATTATATTCTGATAACTATGGTGCTTCCTTCTGTCAAacccattcttgttcatcagcccccgagacccttggcctcgatcacttctcctttcaccttGTACGAAGTTGCGCGCAGGTTTGTTACCCCTACGATCTTCGTTATACGGCCGATATCGGTCCTTGTCCTTGGTTCTCGGTCGATGTCCCTTTTAATGACGGACCCAAAACtcaactggtcgtcttcgactctaatcttcgattgatatcgattgtgtacatcgTCCCAGGTAACAATCGGGTACTCAATTaagttctgcttcaactgtcgtgaagtcATCGAGCTTCGTTCAGTctttgagtgaaagcttgaacagtcCAATCGTCCGTGACCGATGGTAtatccattcattccatttggaaacgagatacgaactctcttagcatctccttatctttttgccttaccttgaaaaggtccgacttcctggtctcgacctttatggctccggcatgtacttttacgaaagaatctgcaagcatagcaaaagaatcgatagagttaggcggtaaattatgaAACCATATCATTGCACCCTTTGATAGGGTTTCCTCGAACTTTTTCAATAATACGGATTTGATCTCGTTgtcttctagatcgttccctttaatggcacatgtgtaagaggtaaCATATTCATTGGGGTCGGTCatcccattatatttaggaatttcgggcataaagaacttcttggggatcggtttgggagctgcgctcgggggaaaaggcttttgtacgaattttttggaatttaaGCCCTTCAATaccggtggtgcccccgggatctgatcaatcctggagttataagtttctacttttttgtcatttgcttcaatcctcttttctcctAACTCAATTCGTTTTGTCAGTTACTCGAGCATCCTAATAATTTTGGGATTAGTTCTCGATTCTTGTACATTTGATCTTACTATAGTTGGACCCGTTTTGTAGGTGACTTCTCAGGGTGGACCGGGCTCGGTCTTGCTTGGTGTCTGGGTTtggctctgtaactgagctattgctacctgttgagcttgcaacatttcaaaaatcatacgcaggCTGATCCAGTCTTCTCCaacattttgggtatttcgaactgcagatcgagttccaccatgaatgttgTTTTCGGGGTCAGAACATTagttcgcctcaatggccacatgtgaattgaCATCAATTGGATCTAAGGCTCGAGTTCCAACGGGATCGACGTGGCCTTTCATCCCCGGTCGTcaggttgttgttctcatcttgaaggccaacttcgttgtcgataggtagggccattaattgagagttcatcgtttttaacctgaaatcaaagacaattccaagagcaagtgtaaaatggtgtgttttgcagagattcgtaccaaataaccattgttatccttagccccacggtggtcGCCAAACTGTtaacccgaaaaacggatagagttgaatttatacgtagttctaagaatACGTagtataacttgatacaaattggaaaaataagtagaaatatattgTATAATGACTGTAAAAATAAATGAATACAAacctaaattgaatatagaatgATTGATAAATAACAAGATAAATCAATATCGTAAGCccaaaaaagaataatatttgacTATATGTTATAAATCTCAATAATCTCTGAATGTGAGAATGTATCTGCCTCCCCTTTTACAAATGTTAGCCATTCCTaatatagtggaggaatcctactttggatataattaaaaatacatagtaggGATCCCATGATAGGTTAATTAATTGGCTTTTCCTTGATTCAAGTCGTGATTTcagccgagattctctccccaaaTGAGGCTATAACGGCTTTGTTGTTCCTTGGCTCGATCTCGGTatttgatcggtctctgggtctcgagctcgagcTTGACTTGACCTCGGTATTTGATCGGTATCTGAGTCTCGAGCTCGACCTTCCAACTTCACATCACAGCTCGATATTATAATGATGAACCTCGGTCCATTATGCTCCGGTCCTGATTAGTCGCACGAAGAAcaaactcgattttgaccgtatacccAAACCAAAAAATGGAAGATGCACGGAAAAAACTAGAAGTAGTTGATACCTTGGTTACTAGAAGTTCGGAAAATGGAAGCAGTGTTGATGAGGTCACCACGCTAGGAATCGCATGGGCCAATTGGTCGGCAAGATTGGAGTCCGTTTGATGTTTGGGTCCATGTCTTTTCCAGTTCCAAATTTTTGCATCACACCTAGTAGAATATAGGAATCGTGCAACATACTTCAAGTACTACTCCCTTTATATATTGTGAATGATTAAAAGGCGCCCATATTTCCTTCATTCATGACTCATCCCATTACCTATCTACACAAGAAAACCATGTTCTCACTTCCATCCCACGGATATGTAAATTTCAACTTTTAATTACTCATCTATATACTTAAGAGTTTTCTTgacaataacaaataaataagaTCTATAAAGGTAGGATATAGCAAGttaaaatttcaaagtacatAGTACTTCAAAAATTCTTTAAAATACATATAAACATATTTATATAATTGATAGTATAAGAAATTTTTACACTATCGATTAGTGcaatatttttaactttttataaCATATAACATGTCTTATCaattaattctttttttaaaaaatataaaaacggATACTTACAAGTATCTTTTAGATGACttaatagtaaaaaaataactttaTATTATCTACGTATAGAAGTTAAAGTTAAAGTTAAAGTTAaactttaaatattatattatttgacaATTCTTTTGAGTCAATTAGAAGAATTAGGTTTCCATTAGGGGTGGGCGATCGGGCAGTTTAGATTGAATTTAAAATTTCggtttggatttttggttttcAGATTAAAGAAATGACAATtcaaatccaatccaaataagtTCTGATTGTATCGGATTTTTTAAGTTCGGTTTCGGATTAATCGGTTTGGACAATTTTGGATTTTCGGGTTTGAGCTTATAAGTTGAGATGTTTcttctttttacaaaaatgaatatcCAAATGAAGTACTCATATTAAATTACCTGAAAGGTTCCTCATTATCACCGCAATCATTCAAATAaagtattcaagtaatgaaattatTATCAAGAAAATGCAACAAAGACATTAATACGCATGATAAGAAGTAGCAATAGTAAAACCATATCCAAATAGAAAATATTATGATAGTAACTTAGTAATTAATAgtgaatatatgagataacatcTGATGGGTAGGGTATCGAACTTATTACTACTGGCATATGGATAATGgactaaatataaagtataaaattttgaattttcggatatcaacaaattcgaagtaccaaatccaatatctaattcgaaattcaaaattttaaaaaattaaatccaaaattcAATCCGTAATCGgaaaatccaaaccaaaaatccaaaaaatttggATTTCGGGTTTGCCCAAAATACACCCCTAGTTTCCATAACACAATGCAAattaaagagaaaacaaaaaggagGACCAGCCAAGAGGAAATGTGATGTAATATATCAAATCTAGTGAAGTCTTGATGACAAACCCATTAAACTTTACTTGTCTGCTTCATACTCTATTACTAATGCAGTTTAAAATGAGTCAACTTGCTCTGTTCACTCCAACTCCCATCTCCATGTCTCTGCATTTTCAaacacctctctctctctcttgaacAGCACTTATTACACATAATAACTAAGTGCATGTGTTCCTCAAAACTCTCCCACTTCATTCAATgatcttatttatttattcatatttGACTTTCCAAGTTTTGAGCTGTTGATAAAATTCATCCTATTTCATTTCTGACCTGTTCCTCCATAAGAAAATTTTTCTCCACTTCCTTGGCTTCTTTTTCTTCACTCATACAAAACATATGTGACTCAACTTAGATCTCATCATATTATTACACCATTCATCTCTTTTCAAACATCTTTTTCTCATAGATAACAAGCATATATATTGTATACATCTTCTTTATAGTGTTAATGGATGCAGCACCAAGACATCTTTTTTCATTCAAAAACCAGCAGAATAACATTAGTATAACTCAACCTCCAATGGGTGCAGTTTCAAGCAGTGGCTTCCCAATAATTGGCGTTGCAATGTTAGGAATTATGGCCATTGGTTTTCTGCTAGTCAGCTACTATATCTTTGTCTCTAAATGCTGCATCAACTGGCAACAATTCGACCCTTTAAGACGCTTTTTTAGTACGCGGCCACGCCAATATGAAGACCCTTTAATGGGCTATTCCCCTTCAAGAGAAAGCAGAGGACTCGACGAATTGGTGATAagagatattccaacttttcagTACAGCAGAAATAGAGTTGGTGAAAGAAGTTTTAGGAGATGTGTGGTTTGTTTGAATGAGTTTAAAGAAGATGAAATGTTAAGACTTCTTCCTAAATGCAGCCATGCTTTTCACTTGGATTGTATTGATATTTGGCTTCAAAATAATGCTAGTTGTCCTCTTTGTAGAACTAGTATTTCTGGCGCAACAAATAAACATCCACTTGATATGATTGTTGCACCAAATTCATCACCTCAAGATCCTCATATTCCACTTCTTAGAAGAAGTAGCATTTTAGGGAGTGAAGAAGATTTTGTAGTGATTGAATTAAGTGGTGAACTTGAGGCACAAAATAGAAGTAACTCTATTAGTAGGGAATTGTTGCAGTCTCAATCAAGAAGTCACTCTTCAAGAAAATTTGAGCAGAGGATTGGAAAGTTAACAAAACAGCAAACAAGAAAGTTTTCAATTATGGGCGATGAATGCATTAATGTAAGAGAGAAAGATGCTCAGTTTTCAGTTGAGCCAATTAGGAGATCTTTCTCTATGGACTCTGCGGCGGACCGACATGTTTATTTGTCAGTGCAAGAGATGATAAGGCATAATAGACACCTCAGAGAGGTGAGAAATAATGGAGAAAGTAGCAGTAGATCAATTCGCAAATCAATCTTTTCTTTTGGACATAGAAGATCCAAAACTTCAGTTTTACCCTTTGAATTTTAAGTATAATCTGGAATCTGTTAGTTTGTTCAGTCTTTGTTGCAAAGTTGACTCCCTGATACAAATACTAACATGgtttttttagtttcttttacCTTTTGCTTCAAATTTGGTTCATGGTTGTAAGTGAAGATATTTTGATTGTTCTTAGTACAAGAATAGGAGATAGCTGTTCAGAAAAAATCATAGCTAAGACATTATGGCTAGGTAGCAAAATAATTTTGTTTCTTGTAGC
It encodes the following:
- the LOC107789216 gene encoding RING-H2 finger protein ATL16-like produces the protein MDAAPRHLFSFKNQQNNISITQPPMGAVSSSGFPIIGVAMLGIMAIGFLLVSYYIFVSKCCINWQQFDPLRRFFSTRPRQYEDPLMGYSPSRESRGLDELVIRDIPTFQYSRNRVGERSFRRCVVCLNEFKEDEMLRLLPKCSHAFHLDCIDIWLQNNASCPLCRTSISGATNKHPLDMIVAPNSSPQDPHIPLLRRSSILGSEEDFVVIELSGELEAQNRSNSISRELLQSQSRSHSSRKFEQRIGKLTKQQTRKFSIMGDECINVREKDAQFSVEPIRRSFSMDSAADRHVYLSVQEMIRHNRHLREVRNNGESSSRSIRKSIFSFGHRRSKTSVLPFEF